The Candidatus Cloacimonadota bacterium genomic sequence TTATGAACTTTACACACAGATCAGAAACTTCAATGATGATATTCCCATAATAATGATGACCGGATTTGGATATGATCCCAACCATGTTCTGGTCAAAGCAAGACAGGATGGATTGCATAATATCCTTTTTAAGCCTTTTGAAATCGAAGATTTACAAGAAATATTGAACAATATTTAACAAATCGTTCAATGAAATATGCTAACCGAAATCAATAAATTGTTGGGAGGATAAGTGAAAGCTAATCTTACACGCAATAAAGTCTCACCAAAAAGTCACAAAAAAATCATTGCATTCATTCATGCAAAAAAATTGGAAAGCCATGATGTTGAAAGTTTGGAACATTATCTCGAAAATCGTAAAGACCTCCATTATCTTTACCTAATTGCTACAGAAAGTATCTCGAAAAAAATTATTGCTGTTTGCAATCGCTATAATCACATCAAACTGATTCATAGCACAGATCCGAAGGCACAGATCGTTGATATTAAAAATCAATATGGAGTTGACGTAAAATTTGAAGAAAGAGATTTCGAGGAATTAAAAAAGAGAAGTTTGTAGAACTTCAAATAAATTAAAAAAAAAGAGCAATAAATAATTTTTCATTTATTGCTCTTTTTTTTTAAATTTTCTAAAATCGCATTAGCCAAATTCTTACTAATTTTAGGTAAAGAGGACAGTTCTTCCACAGTGGAACTTTTGATTTTTTGCACTGAAGTAAAATGTTTTAACAATTCAAATTTCCGTTTCTCCCCTATTCCGGGAATATTATCCAGCTCGGAAGCAGTAGTTTTTCTATCTCGTAACTTTTTGTGGTAAGTAATTGCAAAGCGATGTGCTTCATCACGCAATCGTTGTAAAAGTTTTAGTGCTTGTGATGTTTTGGGAATTATTATCGGTTCTTTTTTCCCGGACTCAAACACTTCTTCCAATCTTTTGGCAAGAGAAAAAAGATAAATATCATACGGATATTTATTTAACGCTTTTTTTGCGTTTGAAAGTTGCCCTTTCCCCCCATCAATCAGGATTAGATCCGGCTTTTCAAAACTGTCATCTTCGAGATGGGAGAGATAACGAGTTACAACCTCTTCCATCATCAAAAAATCGTTTATTCCCTCCACTGTTTTGATTTTAAACCTTCGATACTGGCTTTTCTTGGGTTTGCCATTATAAAAAAAAACCATTGATGCGACTGATTCCAGACCATAAAGATTGGAAACATCAAAGGCTGCTATCTTGCGTGGTAGTTTAGTGAGATGAAGTTTATCTTTTAGTTCTTGTACCGAAAAAACAGTTCTGTGAGTAGCTTTTAGATGAGCAAGTTTTTTCTCTTCCATATAGAGAAAGGCATTTTTTCGAGCCATTGCAACCAATTTTTGTTTGTCACCTATTTTAGGAACGAAAAGTTTTACCTTTAGCCATTCTTCCAGCAGTTCATTGTCCTCCGCAATAGTTTGAAGCAATATTTTTGGAGCCTTATTTTCCTGTGTATTATAATAATGAACGAGAAATCTATTTAAGATCGCAGAAAAATTTTCATCCTCTGTGTTTTCGAGAAAATAATGCTCTTTTCTGATTAATTTTCCTTCA encodes the following:
- the uvrC gene encoding excinuclease ABC subunit UvrC, translated to MFSKFKEKIKEKLKLVPHSPGVYLMKNSGRKIIYVGKAKDLKKRVSSYFSKLKFDYPKTEVLVSKICEFDYIVTKNEFEALALEDNLIKKYRPRFNIALKDDKKYPYIKVPLNQNFPRITITRKIYKDGAKYFGPFTEAATIRYSIKLLEKIFKLRTCNKKIPRNPEKESDTNRACLNFQINKCDAPCIGNISYEEYRKKINQVILFLKGKISIVTKELEEEMQKASSAQKFEEAAKYRDQIMRIKKLSSRQIVNKYNYEDLDVIGIAREEDICCAVLFKIREGKLIRKEHYFLENTEDENFSAILNRFLVHYYNTQENKAPKILLQTIAEDNELLEEWLKVKLFVPKIGDKQKLVAMARKNAFLYMEEKKLAHLKATHRTVFSVQELKDKLHLTKLPRKIAAFDVSNLYGLESVASMVFFYNGKPKKSQYRRFKIKTVEGINDFLMMEEVVTRYLSHLEDDSFEKPDLILIDGGKGQLSNAKKALNKYPYDIYLFSLAKRLEEVFESGKKEPIIIPKTSQALKLLQRLRDEAHRFAITYHKKLRDRKTTASELDNIPGIGEKRKFELLKHFTSVQKIKSSTVEELSSLPKISKNLANAILENLKKKSNK